In one window of Maribacter sp. BPC-D8 DNA:
- a CDS encoding sensor histidine kinase — protein MIDNGKTLTPKLVKKLWVAFIFLIVLMGASYIFITGYLTLNYNQAITQRINANVANHVIQEKFQNAAPFLEDGTVNKALFGDLMHDMMAVNRGIEVYLLDKSGDILYSVVLEHNDNEPMKSVSLEPINKFIETKGEEFILGDDPLNREAQNIFSAAPFSVDGHEGFIYIIVAGKELALISDSLFGIYFTKLSIGAIVLTMLFSVLIGILSIWFLTKNLRLITQTVRKFQEGDFDIRIENPEQSDIEVVALSFNEMADTIVDNMDKMKSVDNLRRELIANVSHDLRTPLAVLKGYIETLQIKKDSLTELQKEEYLQITHNNIDKLSSLINQLFEYSKLEAEQVTPIKEPFSITELSHDLIAKFKLLAEQKQIQLQLENPEENCMVYADIGLVERALQNLIENAIKYTEPNGKVTLSLVKMGKQIEINITDTGNGIPVNDQPFIFDRYKQVDEHTKKQGLGLGLAIVKKIMDLHDTTIVVLSKPYEGSSFIFKLPAYQLQ, from the coding sequence ATGATAGATAATGGTAAAACCCTTACTCCGAAATTAGTAAAGAAACTATGGGTAGCTTTCATATTTCTAATTGTACTAATGGGAGCCTCATATATTTTTATAACGGGCTACCTAACATTGAATTACAACCAAGCTATTACACAGCGTATTAATGCGAATGTGGCAAACCATGTAATTCAAGAAAAATTTCAAAATGCCGCTCCGTTTTTAGAAGATGGTACCGTTAACAAAGCACTTTTCGGAGATCTTATGCACGATATGATGGCTGTAAATCGTGGTATAGAGGTTTATCTTTTAGACAAATCTGGTGACATTCTATATTCTGTAGTGCTCGAACACAATGACAATGAGCCGATGAAGTCGGTATCTCTAGAACCCATCAATAAGTTTATAGAAACCAAGGGTGAAGAATTTATTTTAGGTGATGATCCACTGAATCGTGAAGCGCAAAATATATTTTCTGCAGCACCATTCTCTGTCGACGGTCATGAAGGCTTTATTTATATTATAGTAGCAGGTAAAGAATTAGCATTGATAAGCGATAGTTTATTCGGAATCTATTTTACTAAGCTAAGCATCGGTGCTATAGTACTGACCATGCTTTTTTCTGTATTGATCGGTATTCTAAGTATTTGGTTCTTGACCAAAAATCTTAGGTTAATTACCCAGACAGTACGCAAATTTCAAGAAGGTGATTTTGATATTAGAATCGAAAATCCTGAGCAATCAGATATTGAAGTGGTAGCCTTGTCTTTTAATGAAATGGCAGATACCATTGTAGATAACATGGATAAAATGAAATCTGTAGATAATCTACGAAGAGAGTTAATTGCAAATGTCTCTCACGATTTACGTACTCCGCTAGCTGTTTTAAAAGGGTATATTGAAACACTACAGATTAAGAAAGACTCGCTTACCGAACTTCAAAAAGAAGAATATTTACAGATTACACATAATAATATAGACAAGCTCTCAAGTTTAATTAACCAGTTATTTGAATACTCAAAATTAGAAGCTGAACAAGTAACTCCTATTAAAGAGCCATTTTCAATTACAGAACTATCGCATGATCTAATAGCTAAATTCAAGCTATTGGCTGAACAAAAACAAATACAATTACAATTAGAGAACCCTGAAGAAAACTGTATGGTTTATGCAGACATAGGTTTGGTTGAAAGAGCATTACAGAATTTAATTGAAAATGCCATCAAATACACTGAGCCTAATGGTAAGGTTACTTTAAGTCTAGTGAAAATGGGCAAACAGATTGAAATAAATATAACCGATACCGGTAATGGTATACCAGTAAATGATCAACCTTTTATCTTTGATCGCTACAAGCAAGTTGATGAACATACCAAGAAACAAGGACTCGGTTTAGGTTTAGCTATCGTCAAAAAAATTATGGATTTACATGATACAACCATAGTAGTTTTAAGCAAACCCTATGAAGGAAGTTCTTTCATATTTAAACTGCCTGCTTATCAATTACAATAA